From Acidobacteriota bacterium:
TACCCGTCGCAGCATGCCTCGCTCCTTTTGTCGGACTCGGACGCCGGACCACCGGACCCGGCCCGTCCAGTGTAACGGCTCCGGACCCCGATTTCAACATCCCCGGCGCCCGCCGCCGGGGTATAATCCGGTCCGAAGACGAAACATTCACGGTCGAGGAGCGCCTCATGAAACGACTGGGAGCGGGGATCGGGCTGGTGCTGGCCTTGGCGGCGGCCGCGTCCGCCGCGGCGCCGGACGGGCTGGCGGCGGCGGTGGAGCGGGAGTTGCCCGCGCTGGCGGCGCTCTGCCGGGAGCTCCACGCAGCGCCCGAGCTGTCGCGGCAGGAGGTGAACACCTCCGCCCGGATCGCCCGGGAGCTGGCCGCCGCGGGCGCCGCCGTGACCGCCGGCGTGGGCGGCCACGGCGTGGTGGGCGTGCTGCGCAACGGCCCGGGTCCCGTGGTGATGCTCCGCACCGATCTGGACGCCCTGCCCGTCCGGGAAGAGACCGGGCTGCCGTGGGCCAGCACCGCCACCGGCCGCGACGCCGAGGGGCGCACCGTGCCGGTGATGCACGCCTGCGGCCACGACGTGCACATGGCGGTGTTCGTGGGCGCCGCGCGGGCGCTGGCGGCGCTCAAAGACCAGTGGTCCGGCACGCTGCTCCTGGTGGCCCAGCCTGCCGAGGAGGTGGGCACGGGCGCCCGGGGCATGATCGAGGACGGCCTGTTCACGCGGTTTCCCCGGCCGGATTTCGCCGTGGCCCAGCACGTCACTCCCGACCTGGACGCAGGCGTCGTGGGCATCGCCGAAGGGTTCGCCTTCGCCAACGTGGACACCGCGGACATCACCGTCCGCGGCGTGGGCGGCCACGGCGCCACCCCCCACCTGACCGTGGACCCCGTGGTG
This genomic window contains:
- a CDS encoding amidohydrolase, yielding MKRLGAGIGLVLALAAAASAAAPDGLAAAVERELPALAALCRELHAAPELSRQEVNTSARIARELAAAGAAVTAGVGGHGVVGVLRNGPGPVVMLRTDLDALPVREETGLPWASTATGRDAEGRTVPVMHACGHDVHMAVFVGAARALAALKDQWSGTLLLVAQPAEEVGTGARGMIEDGLFTRFPRPDFAVAQHVTPDLDAGVVGIAEGFAFANVDTADITVRGVGGHGATPHLTVDPVVIAAQLVLALQTIDSREVDPLEGVVVTVGAIHGGSAPNIIPDAVRLQLTIRSYDAAVRERILASVHRISRHVALAAGVPEDRLPEVTLRDEFTPAVYNDPELCLRATDAFRAALGADRVVSRRAEMIGEDFGAYRLQHPPIPSLMFRVGTSDPYRAPGAAPAPLHSGRFAAAVEPSIRTGATAMTALVLELLHR